One genomic segment of Cellulophaga sp. HaHaR_3_176 includes these proteins:
- a CDS encoding DUF6642 family protein, translating to MLEKRQQLPQEEFINTDYFIYCLEAVEDVEIDQVTETQKKLDQLTMQFGVGSIYKTCDTIEGLEASLNTLVLDDHNFKNYEIIYLVITGEANSICLNDYYYSLQEIAELFEGKLKGKILHFSNAKVLDLDEEEAQYFLDVTGAKSVSGYGNDFNELTSSNLDIAFFNLFKEDENILDVVEELHQRHYKSCKQLDFRLYY from the coding sequence TTGTTAGAAAAAAGACAACAATTACCTCAAGAAGAATTTATAAATACAGATTATTTCATTTATTGTTTAGAAGCTGTTGAAGATGTAGAAATAGATCAGGTTACCGAAACCCAAAAAAAATTAGATCAATTGACCATGCAATTTGGGGTTGGCAGTATTTATAAAACATGCGACACTATTGAAGGTTTAGAAGCTAGCTTAAATACGTTAGTTTTAGATGATCATAATTTTAAAAACTATGAAATAATATACTTAGTTATAACAGGCGAAGCAAATAGTATTTGTTTGAATGATTACTACTATAGTTTACAAGAAATAGCGGAGCTTTTTGAAGGAAAATTAAAAGGTAAGATTTTACATTTTTCAAATGCTAAAGTTCTTGATTTAGATGAAGAAGAAGCACAATATTTCTTAGATGTTACTGGTGCAAAAAGTGTTTCTGGATACGGTAATGATTTTAATGAATTAACAAGTTCAAATCTTGATATTGCATTCTTTAATTTATTTAAAGAAGATGAAAATATATTAGATGTTGTAGAAGAGTTACATCAAAGACATTATAAAAGTTGTAAACAACTTGATTTTAGATTGTATTATTAA